TTCAGCAAGGCGCCGTGCAGCGGCGGGATCAGCTTGGTGGGATCCTTCTCGGCCAGGGCCGCCGCGTCGATGTCCTCGACCATCAGCAGCTTCAGCCAGTCGAGCAGTTCCGACGTGGAGGGCTTCTTCTTCAGGCCCGGCACCTTGCGCATGTCGTAGAAGATGCGCAGGGCCTCAGCGACCAGCTTCTGCTTGATGCCGGGATAGTGGACTTCGACGATCTCGTTCATCGTCTCGGCTTCCGGGAAGCGAATGTAGTGGAAGAAGCAGCGGCGCAGGAAGGCGTCCGGCAGTTCCTTCTCGTTGTTGGAGGTGATGATCACGATCGGCCGGACCTCAGCCTTGATCGTCTCATTGGTCTCGTAGACGTAGAATTCCATCCGATCGAGTTCCTGCAGCAGGTCGTTCGGGAACTCGATGTCGGCCTTGTCGATCTCATCGATCAGCAGGACGGGGCGCTTGTCGGCGGTGAAGGCCTCCCAGAGCTTGCCCTTCTTGATGTAGTTCTTCACGTCCTTGACGCGCTCGTCGCCCAGCTGGCTGTCGCGCAGGCGGGTGACGGCGTCGTACTCGTACAGGCCCTGGTGCGCCTTGGTGGTGGACTTGATGTGCCAGGTGATCATCTCGGCGCCGAGCGCCTTGGCGATCTCAAAGGCCAGGACGGTCTTGCCGGTGCCGGGCTCACCCTTGATCAGCAGCGGACGCTCAAGCGCGATGGCGGCGTTGACGGCCACCTTGAGGTCTTCGGTGGCGACGTAATTGTCGGTGCCTTCAAAACGCTGACGCTCGCTCATAATTGGGCTCCCCAGGGGCGGGCGTAAAAAGACGCTCGCGCTCGAACAAATGTTTCAACCTGCGGCCAACCTAAAGGGACAGCCGCGACATTCAAGCGGCATGAACGTCGCGCCCGGCGCTAATTGGCGTTCTGGCTAATCCTCACGCCGCGTCACCGAAAGCGGGTCGGAGGCCGGAAAGCTCTCCTTCAGCCCCTCGTCGATCCGCTTGTCGAGGTCGTCGTCGCTCTCGCCGGCGTGCACGACGAAGGGACCCTCGACATCGTCGGGGCCGGGTTCGTCGTCATTGTCGGCCAGCAGCTCGTCGTCTTGGTCGTCCTGCGGCTCATGGGTGACGTCCAGCACCTCGGCCAGTTCCTCGAACGTGCGCATCTCGCCGATCTGCTCGCGGTCGTCGAGATTGGTCTCGTCCATCGCCTCGGCCCGATCCTGGCCGTCAGGGGTATCCTCGAACTCGGTGGGGCCGGGCATGGGCTGAACTCCTAGGACGCCCGGAAAGGGCGTTCCACACTGGCCTTAACCCCCGGCCAGCCTGCCCGTTCCGCCGCTTTCACCAGGCGATAGGCGTCCCGTCCCAGGCGAAGAACCCGCCGTTGTCGTCTGGTCCAAGGGTGTCCAGCACCTCCAGCAGAGCCTGCGCCGAACGCTCCGGGGAGAAGAGGGCCTCGGCCGCCACGCCGCCCTGAAAGGGCGCGCTGAGGTCGGTGTCGACCGTGCCGGGGTGCAGGGCCACGCATAGGCCGAGCGGTCGGGTTCGCCGGTGCTCGATCGCCAGGGTGCGGATCAACATATTGAGGGCCGCCTTGGAGGCGCGGTAGCCGTACCAGCCACCCAGCCGGTTGTCGCCGATGCTGCCGACCCGAGCTGAGAGCGCGGCGAAGACGCTCGGCTGGTCGCGGGGCGTCAGGGGCAGGAAGTGCTTGGCGGCCAGGGCCGGTCCCGCGGCGTTGATGGCGAACAGGGCGGTGAGCGCGGCGAGGTCGAGGGATCGCATGGTCTTTTCCGGCGCCAGGCCCGGCCCGTGAAGCTGGCCCGTGGCCACCAGGATGCGGCGCGGCGCGCCGAGGCCTGCGGCATGCTTCGCGGCGCGGGCCAGGCTCTCCTCGTCCAGGATGTCGGCCTCGATCCAGGCTTGGCGCGGCGTGTCGACCCAGCCCTCGGGCCGCCGCCGGGAGATCGAGAGAACCAGATCATGGGCGGGGCTGTCGCCCAGACGTCGGGCAAGCGCCCGGCCAATCCCTCCGGAGCCGCCGATGACGATGGCCAGGCTCGCCGCCATCTCAGCCCCGCAACAGGACCGCCCCGGCGACCAGGCCCACCACGGCGCCGGCGGTCAGCAGGGTTCGCAGGGCGGCGTACCAGGACGGCAGGCCCAGGCTGCGCAGGTCCCAAACCAGATGGAAGGAGAGGGCTGCGGCCAGTCCCACCAGCTTCGCCGTCTGGGCCGCCGGCGGGAGCAGCAGCAGGGCCAGGCCCACGAGGGTCGGGATCATGGCCAGGGTGACGGTTGAGGCCCGAGGCTGGTCCTCGGCGACCGCGATCCCCCAGCGCGCGCCGCCCAGGAAGGAGAGGATAAGGCCGCCGTAGAGCGCCAGCCCGGTGGCCGCCAGCCTGGAGAGATCCGGTGAAAGCAGGCCGACCAGCGGGGGCGCCAGGAAGGGCGCCAGCCCCAGTACGCCGTAGGTCAGGACGACGGGCGGGATCGCGCGGCGTGACCGGCCGGTGTCCGGTGGCGCCGTCATGACCCGGCGAACTGCGTCAGGGCCTCGGCGACCTCGACCATCACCGCGTCCCATTGCTGGAAGCCCGGCGGCAGGAAGACCCGCATCTGCGGATACCAGGGATAGTGGTCGGTCCCCACGCGGGGCCAGGCGCCCGGCGTGGAGATCAGCCAGCAGGGCGCACCGCAGGCCGCGCCGATATTGGAGGTGGCGTTGGCGAAGCCCACGGTCAGGTCGAGGGCGCAGGTCAGGGCCGCCAGGTCGTCCAGGTCCTTCTTCAGGTCGATGCCGGGCGGCGTCCAGATGTCTACCCCCAGCTCGCGGCGCGCCTGCTCGATCTCCTGCGCGCAGTCGCCGTACTGCAGGTTGACGAAGCAGACGCCCTGTGTGGCCAGGATCGGGGCCCATTGTTCGAAGGGCGAGAAGAAGCGGTGACGGCCGGCGCTGGCGACAGCGCTTTTCCAGAGCAGACCGACCTTCTTGCCGGCCGGCGCGGAGGTCAGCACCTCTCGCCAGTGGGCCACGCGGGCCGGATCGGCGGTCAGGAACCGTTCGCGCCGTGGAAAGTCGCTCACCGCGCGGCGGAACTGGCGCAGCAGCGAGCCCATGGGGACGCAGAGGTCGACGCTCTCCAGACGCCCGGCCATGAACGGCACGGTCCGCATCGAGCGCCCTTCGTGGGTGAAGGTGGCGTGGGCGCCCACCTCTGCGGTGGGGAAGGACCGCTGGAAAAGGGGTATCAGTCGGGGCTCGACAGCGATGGTCAGCCTGCCCTCCGGCCCCAGGGCCTCGACCACGTCAGGCAGCAGGTTTGCGAACAGGATCTCGTCGCCCAGGCCCTGCTCGCCGATCACCAGCAGCGACTTGCCGGTCAGGTGGTCGCCGGGCGTCCAGAGCGGGCGGTCGGTGATGAACTGGGTGGAGTCGGCGAACTGGGGGTGCAGCCGCGCCTCGTAGTCGTCCCAGCCCTCGCCGATGCGGCCCAGGTTGATCAGGATGGTGGAGCGCGACAGGCGCATCATCTGGCGCTCGGATTCGAGCGTCACCTGGGCCAGGGCGGCCTCGCAGTCGACGAGGGAGGCCTCGATCTCGCCGATGGCCATCTTCATGTTGCCGCGGTTGTAGCGGGCCTTGGCCAGGCTCTCGTCCTGCCGCAGAGCCTCGTCGAAGAAGATCAGGGCGTTCAACGGGTCGCCCTGTTCGGCCATCACGGTGCCCAGGGTGTTCCAGACCATCGGATGGCTGGGGTCCTTGGTCAGGGCGCTCTTTAGCACCGCGATGGCCTCGTCGAACCGGCTTTGGCTACGCAGGGCGCAGGCCAGGTTGTTGGCGCCTTCCGGATGGTCGGGGAAGCGGGCCAGGAAGTGGCGGAACAGCTGCTCGGCCACGGGGGTCTGCCCCAGCCGGAAGGCCAGCCGGCCCAGGTTGTTGGCCAGTTCGGCATGGTCTGGGAGGAGGGCGATCGCCGCCTCGTAGCAGGTGATGGAGCCTTTGAAGTCGCCGGCCATCTCCCGGGCGATGGCCAGCATGTACCAGGCGAACCCGCTCCGCTCGTCCTGCTCCAGGGCCTTGATCGCCCATTCGGCACCGCGCTGGTGGTCTTCCTTGCGCAGGGCGTTCACCGCGCTCTGCAGCAGGGGCTGCACCGCCAAGGCCTTCAGCTCACCGATGGCGGCGTTGAGCTTGTTGAGCGCGGTGCGGTCGGCCCCCGATCCCATGGCCTCGGCCGACAGCCGCGCCGGGGTCGGCGCCGTCCGTGACTCAAGCGCGAGCGGCGATGTGGCGGTGGGCTTGGCCGAACGCGGCATGAACCGGGGTCCTTCGAGTCGATAGGGCAGGATATCGGCTCAGATACAGGCGTTCATGGTTAATCTGGCGCTAAGCCCGGATCGGGGCGGGACTTTCCGCCGCATAGGTCGCATCCCGTCGCAAGGCGTCGTTAACCTACATGCGGTTATGCGTCCTAGGTCCCGGAACGAAGGTTTCGCCTCCGGGGCAGGCCAGTTCAGGAATTCGCGTCTCTAAGGCGCAGGTTGTTCGGAGGAAACGCGTCGTGCCGCTGAAATTGTCGCTGAAACCCGGCGAGAAATTCGTGCTCAACGGCGCAGTCGTCCAGAACGGCGACCGCCGTGGAGTCCTGATTCTCCAGAACAAAGCCTCTGTCCTTCGAGAGAAGGACATCATGCAGCAAGAAGAAGTCACCACGCCGGCGCGCCGAATCTACTTCCCGGTGATGATGATGTACCTCGATGAGACCGGCGCCGCCCGCTACTACGACGAATTCGTTCACCGCCTCACCGAGTTCATGGGCGTGATTCGGAACCCCGCCGTGTTGTCGGAGTGCGTGGCGATCTCAAAGCACTGCATGGAACGGGAATACTACAAGGCGCTGATGCTCTGCCGAAAGCTCATAGAGTACGAAGATCAGAGGTTGGGGACGAATGTCGCTTCGAGCGTACCAGCAGACCGCGGCTAGGGCAGAGACCTCCCGGGAGACGGAGTATCGTCTCTTCGGCCAGGTCACGCGCGCCCTCATGGAGGCGGCCAAGCTCGATCCCTCGGATCTGGGCGGCCGCATGGACGCGCTCGATTGGAACCGCCGCATGTGGTCGGCCTTCGCCACCGACTGTGGCGCGCCGGAAAACGCGCTGCCCGAAACGCTGCGCGCCTCCATCATTTCGCTGGCCATCTGGGTCGGCAAGCACACCAGCCTGGTCATCCGTGGCCAGGACGACATCCAGGACCTGATCGAGATCAATCGCATGATCATGCAGGGTCTCAGCGGCGGTGCAGCCGAGGCCGCCTGAGCCGCCCGGCGAATCAGCCGAATCAAGCGACGCTGCGCCTCTGGAGGCCGGTCCCAACCACGAAAAGGGCCCTGTTTCGGCGGCGCTTTGGTGAACCTTCACAGTAAATCTTGGGCCTGCGCGCTAAGGTCGCGGGGGGTGTTTCCACGGCTTTCGGTGACCCTGGATATCCGAGCCGAGACCGGTGGTGCGCGAGGCCCCGCGGTGTTCCCCGTCTCACGCGCGAGCCGGACGCCGCGCCGACGGCTGGGCCGCGAGGGGAGGGGAGGCCGCATCCCCGGGATCGCGCAAACCCAAGCCCCGTAACGAGTGCCGATTGTGTCTGCCGCATGGCTAGAAAGTGGCGCCGCCACCGCAACCCACCCCAGGGAGGGGGCTACACCGACGCGTCGCCGCCTGGTCCGGGTGAGTCGTCTCTCCGGTTACGGAAGACCAGATGGTGGCGAAACACCTGCCCCCCGCCCTCTAGTCTGTCCCAACACTTCCGGAGCCCGGGGATAACGGCTTCTGCGGCCAAGAATCATCGTAACACACTGGTAAGTGTTTCTGTTGTGGGTGGGGTCGGGGAAACGCGTCCAGGTAGTATCGCGCTCCCCAGACTTGTTGTGTTTCGACCGATCTGAACCCGCGCTCAAAATTCTCGACTAGGAAGCTCACATGGCGATTTCCAGCCTCTCGGCGGCTCAGATCGGCGCCCTATCGGTCACCGTCATACAGAGTCTCTCCCAGACGGAGATCCGCTCGCTCAGCGCGACCCAGGTCGGGTCGATCAACACCACTGGGATCGCGGCCCTCGACACCACCCAGGTCGGGGCGCTCTCAGCCACCCAGGTGAAGGGGCTGTCGGCGACGCAGATCCCGCACTTCGACACAGCCGTGGTCTTCGATACCGAGCAGCTTCAGGTTCTCAGCGCCCCCCAGGTCAAGGCGCTCACCTCCACCCAGCTCGGTGCGCTCGACACCTCCCACATCGCGGTCCTCAGCTCGACGCAGATCGGGGCGCTGTCGGCCACCAATCTCTCGGGGCTGGACGACACCCAGGTCTCCGTCCTCTCCGCCACGCAGATCAAGGGCGTCACCACCACCCAGCTCGCCGGTCTCAGCACCACCGACATTGGCGAGCTCGACGCCACCCAGGTGGGCGCCCTCTCGGCCGGTCAGGTCGCGGCGCTTTCGGCCACCAACATCTCGGCCCTCGACTCCACCCAGGTGGGGGCGCTGAGCGCCACTCAGGTCAAGGGCCTCACCAGCACCCAGCTGAAGGGCCTCAGCACCACCGATATCGGGGAGCTCTCCTCCACCCAGATCGGCGCCCTGACCACCAGCCAGGTCAGC
The sequence above is drawn from the Phenylobacterium glaciei genome and encodes:
- a CDS encoding AAA family ATPase, which gives rise to MSERQRFEGTDNYVATEDLKVAVNAAIALERPLLIKGEPGTGKTVLAFEIAKALGAEMITWHIKSTTKAHQGLYEYDAVTRLRDSQLGDERVKDVKNYIKKGKLWEAFTADKRPVLLIDEIDKADIEFPNDLLQELDRMEFYVYETNETIKAEVRPIVIITSNNEKELPDAFLRRCFFHYIRFPEAETMNEIVEVHYPGIKQKLVAEALRIFYDMRKVPGLKKKPSTSELLDWLKLLMVEDIDAAALAEKDPTKLIPPLHGALLKNEQDVHLFERLAFLARREGAGSRPGQ
- a CDS encoding SDR family NAD(P)-dependent oxidoreductase, which gives rise to MAASLAIVIGGSGGIGRALARRLGDSPAHDLVLSISRRRPEGWVDTPRQAWIEADILDEESLARAAKHAAGLGAPRRILVATGQLHGPGLAPEKTMRSLDLAALTALFAINAAGPALAAKHFLPLTPRDQPSVFAALSARVGSIGDNRLGGWYGYRASKAALNMLIRTLAIEHRRTRPLGLCVALHPGTVDTDLSAPFQGGVAAEALFSPERSAQALLEVLDTLGPDDNGGFFAWDGTPIAW
- a CDS encoding DUF3429 domain-containing protein, with protein sequence MTAPPDTGRSRRAIPPVVLTYGVLGLAPFLAPPLVGLLSPDLSRLAATGLALYGGLILSFLGGARWGIAVAEDQPRASTVTLAMIPTLVGLALLLLPPAAQTAKLVGLAAALSFHLVWDLRSLGLPSWYAALRTLLTAGAVVGLVAGAVLLRG
- a CDS encoding tetratricopeptide repeat protein → MPRSAKPTATSPLALESRTAPTPARLSAEAMGSGADRTALNKLNAAIGELKALAVQPLLQSAVNALRKEDHQRGAEWAIKALEQDERSGFAWYMLAIAREMAGDFKGSITCYEAAIALLPDHAELANNLGRLAFRLGQTPVAEQLFRHFLARFPDHPEGANNLACALRSQSRFDEAIAVLKSALTKDPSHPMVWNTLGTVMAEQGDPLNALIFFDEALRQDESLAKARYNRGNMKMAIGEIEASLVDCEAALAQVTLESERQMMRLSRSTILINLGRIGEGWDDYEARLHPQFADSTQFITDRPLWTPGDHLTGKSLLVIGEQGLGDEILFANLLPDVVEALGPEGRLTIAVEPRLIPLFQRSFPTAEVGAHATFTHEGRSMRTVPFMAGRLESVDLCVPMGSLLRQFRRAVSDFPRRERFLTADPARVAHWREVLTSAPAGKKVGLLWKSAVASAGRHRFFSPFEQWAPILATQGVCFVNLQYGDCAQEIEQARRELGVDIWTPPGIDLKKDLDDLAALTCALDLTVGFANATSNIGAACGAPCWLISTPGAWPRVGTDHYPWYPQMRVFLPPGFQQWDAVMVEVAEALTQFAGS
- the flbT gene encoding flagellar biosynthesis repressor FlbT is translated as MPLKLSLKPGEKFVLNGAVVQNGDRRGVLILQNKASVLREKDIMQQEEVTTPARRIYFPVMMMYLDETGAARYYDEFVHRLTEFMGVIRNPAVLSECVAISKHCMEREYYKALMLCRKLIEYEDQRLGTNVASSVPADRG
- the flaF gene encoding flagellar biosynthesis regulator FlaF yields the protein MSLRAYQQTAARAETSRETEYRLFGQVTRALMEAAKLDPSDLGGRMDALDWNRRMWSAFATDCGAPENALPETLRASIISLAIWVGKHTSLVIRGQDDIQDLIEINRMIMQGLSGGAAEAA